DNA from Meleagris gallopavo isolate NT-WF06-2002-E0010 breed Aviagen turkey brand Nicholas breeding stock chromosome 12, Turkey_5.1, whole genome shotgun sequence:
GACCATggaagaaaatagcatttttcacTAAGCTGAAATAAACGTTTTGTGCTGCACTGCATTAATTATGTAGAAGGAAGTTAACATTAATGAGCTGGCCCACTGTTACTCTCTACACTGTTACACTGTACACTGGAGTTTGGAATATTAAGAATAGCACAAACGTACGCATCCAGAACTGCCATCGTTGGATAAGGGCCAGCAAAAGTACTCAGATAACTgaatttttgctgctgttttttttttttattaatacagTTGATGCTTGGTCCCTGGCTTTTTCACCTGATTCCCAGTTCCTTGCAACAGGAAGTCATGTgggaaaagtaaatattttcggtgttgaaactggaaaaaaagaatattctctGGACACTAGAGGAAAGTTCATCCTTAGCATTGCATATGTAAGAAGCACAATTAATAATTTCTTAAGTGAAATATGTTGTAATGTGTTGTCAATCaaattttgttcttccttcagCTAATTTCTATGTAACATTGTCAGCCATACTTTGTGACAAGGTGCCAAGAGCACTGGGGAGGTACATAGCAGGAATTCTTACAGTTGTTAAATGCATACTTCTTGTCTTGTCTTACAGAGCCCAGATGGAAAATACTTAGCCAGTGGAGCAATAGATGGCATTATCAATATTTTTGATATTGCAACTGGAAAACTTTTGCACACGCTAGAAGGTAATGAGTTGCATATTTGCATTATCTAAGTTATTGTTTCACTCAAGAAAATGGATGGATTTAACAAGTCGTTATCAGATAGAACAGCCATGGCATAaatgatgtttcttttccattagaTCTTATTTATTTAGTGTACTCTAACACATAATATAAACTCAGGCTTGTAGTATAAATGCCTAccttaaaatgtaaatatcagTCATGCTTAACTCAGTTTTTAGACTGCAGTTTCTTCTGGTGTTGCACAGTTGTGTATTGCACAAATGAGGCAAATTGTGCTACTGTGCATGTggtttttcttctcattatgGTGTCAGAGAAAACAACTGAACAAGTTGTAAAAGATGCACGTTTTTAAGATAAATGTGCTTTTAATGTTCACGCAGTTGTGCCCAGTGTATAATAAAGAACCCAACAACTTCAAACATGATGAATCATGTTAGAAAGTATGATGCTCGTCCTATCAGAAAGCAGTGTGAGATCAGAAAATCATACATTTTCCTATATTAAGATCCACAGCTGTGCAAACAGGAGAGTACTTTTGTGTTGGAGTAGACATGCTTCAGCATTCAAAGCTCTGAACTACCGCCAATTTCCACTGTACGTTGTATGAAGAAGCAAAAGCAGAGTGGTtgctttcttttagaaatgctgTTCTGGCGTAACTCCTTACTGTTGCTGTCATTAGTAAGTGAAGAGCTACGTTGTAAGCCATGAATACTTCAATTTCAGGTCATGCGATGCCTATTCGTTCcctgacattttctccagactCTCAGTTACTTGTAACTGCTTCAGATGACGGCTACATCAAAATCTACGATGTGTGAGTTGTCATTTTGCAACACATGCTAACAGTAAAGTAACTACTTTAAAAGGCCAATGCTGTAATAAATACAGCAAGCTCTCCACTCTTTCTAATCCTGTTCAGCTTTTGGAGATCACTTTATCTAATGAATAACCTTAGCTTAAGTACTAAAACACAAATCCtctagtttttaaaaagcacttagGTGGATGGTAGCCTTAGCTTGCAGACAAATGACTTTTCTCATATTTGGCCCTGTAGGGAACAGGTTGTTTTGTGTATCTGTCCTGTGTATCATCTCAAACATCTGTAACCAACAAATGATACTGTGTATGACCTTTTTCTCTTGCACTATGCCAAAACTTAGAAGACCTTGGGGAGAAAAGGAACCACCTCAGTGATCTTCACTCCCCTACACCTGCATTACTGTGCCTTCTTCATAGAAGTTTTTCAGGTCCAACATTTCTTCCACCTATGCATCTTTTTAGTGGCCTCTTTTTAACtcttgaaatggaaaaaaaaagaacttatttCAATACCATTCTGCTTGGATGAAAAAATGTCCAAAAGTCACCTTCTGTAATCTTTCTGTTGAACTGTTAGGAGTACAGTAACTACAGTATGATCTGATTGCTTTTTCCCTGGAGTTTAGAAGGCAAATATTGATGTtataattctgtgttttctaaaTTTGTTCTTTCTACAGACAGCATGCCAACTTGGCTGGCACACTGAGCGGTCATGGATCCTGGGTATTAAATGTAGCATTTTGTCCTGATGATACCCATTTTGTTTCCAGGTACTAACGAGTTAAAAATCCTttatgcttatttaaaaaaaaaaattataaagagAAATCGATCACGAAGTAGCTGTGTTCAAACATTCCAATAAAAGGCTCAAGAGACAATCTGCAACATAATAGCAATTGTGAACAGGGTAAGTCATCCCAGTGCAGTGTAGTTCCCTCCAAGTGAAAAACATCTTAACCTCTAAATGGGCAATTTGATTCTAGAGACCTGAAAAGctgttattaaataaaaaacaagtaCAATCTACTGTAGTATTACATGTTGATCTAGTAGATTAACAACTCTTCAAACAGCTCAGACAAGGTGACCCAGGTTTACAtaacatgcatttttttatctttgtatCAAGAATCTTGAAAGAATTTTCTGGCTAAAATGGGAACCTTCATTTTTATGTTGCATATACAGGACCAGTGAATGTATTTTATAGGTCACTGGAACCTGCTGGAAGACACGTGTCTTTGTTTCTGAACTGCAGTTAATCTATTAATTTAGGTGTTGATCAATATTACTTTTTCAGTTCATCTGATAAAAGTGTAAAAGTTTGGGATGCTGGAACAAGAACCTGTGTTCATACTTTCTTTGACCACCAAGACCAGGTATGTTAGGAACTTAAAACTGTTCTGTCTACTGCTGCATTAATTCTCTATCTTAACAGGAAAATGTAAGGTGTGCAGTTATCTGcatttgtgtttaaaattagAACTATAGCTTTGGGATTTATCTACATCTTGCTATAATGAAATCCTCAAATTGTTAGTAATTTTTAGATACTTAATATCAAACTAATATTTCAAGGGTAGAGATAGATGTCTTCCACAACTCATTTTTAGAGGTTCGAATGAGGACAATCCCAGATGGCTGAAGGAATTCTTATCAAGCTCCACTGTTTTATCTTTGTCTGTGGTCTTATTACTTCAGACAGCACACAGATGTGTAAGGGGGAAGTATTATAAAAGCTTGATAAGCATCCTTGATACTTCATCCTTAAATGCCTGTAATGTTACTGTAGACTCCCAAGAGAGCAGTCTAAGAGCACATAAATCAAGCCTAACATTTTCAAACTGGGGCAAGTACACATGGGTAGTTTTCAGATATGTAGAGGATGAATGATCTGTGGCCAGTAGGAAGGTAAAGTCTTTCCAGACAACTAGAGGGCACACTGCTATTGAACCAAATCACCTCAAATGGGTTATTCTTAAATGATCCTCTTTTGCTTCTTCTGGTCAGTATATAGAACTTGCTGCAAAGACAAATGCATTTTTGCCTTACTGTTTTCTCTGATAATCTTCCTTATGTCCTATTTGCAGGTTTGGGGTGTGAAATATAATGGAAGTGGGTCCAAAATTGTATCTGTTGGAGATGACCAAGAAATCCATATTTATGACTGTCCTGTTTAAATGTCTTGACTTAAATGCTTTGGTTTTCTGCTGtagcatttcttaaaaatactgcagtcCTTGTATTATTacctttttaatattaaaaagcattttagtaATGCTGAAGAAATGAGATCATTTGTAATTTCAATTCTGTTTAGCATGGGAGAAagctttacttttttaaaaataaaagctaccGCTGCAATTAATTTGTGGTTTTTGGAGAAACATTTGTAGAAGGATAGAGTCGTGTAGAATAACTGCTCAGTTAAGCTACCACTGGTATTTGTTCCCTGCCTTCACAGAAATAGATGAGAGCGAGAAATTGTTGTTCAAGCTGCTCAAACTTATTTTAGGAGTAGGGAAAGTGACAGACATTAGGATAGGCTTTGCTCATCTTCATGTTGCTCCTGGAAGTGAGAGAGGGTCATTTAAGTTGAACAGCTGTTCCAGTAATTGTATGGTGACAGGTGCCTGAGCATGGTTTAATCTCAGTAAGGGGCAGTACACCTCTTTTCAACTGTGACTTCAGTGATTCTGCTGCAAGGAAAACAGCTCAGAGGGATAAGTCATCTTTTTACTATGCTATTTCATGGTCTTAGAAATGGGAGTAGCATAGCCAAGGCAGGTAGTTTCATAATAATATGTATCTTAATCAAAGCTGAAATACCTACTGCCCAAGAGGAAACAACACTTTCTAGAAAAGGTTGAGGTATGATCTCTCAAAAACCTAAGTTCTAGTTTTATTTGGAAGCATTATGGTGTATGTCATTCTGAAGCACAGAGGACGCTATACACATTAAGGTTGTAGATCTGTAAGTTCTTACACTTGCAATAGGCTAGTATTCTTTTAATGCTTAGCTTTATgtagagaagagggaaaagattATTATGGAGGAAGAACATTTGATATACAAGAGGAATACAGCTAACAGGGCTGCAACATGCAAAGTTAAGTATACAAAGGAGAGCAGGGACTTGAATTTATGTAGAGATTCTAGATTGGCTGAAGaagtacaagaaaaaacaaaaggtgAAGTTCTATTTATTAGAAGTAACTTCTGCTATGTTTTATtctatgaaattaatttttcagtatgaaaatatttacataagaCACTACTCAACTTCTACCAGTATTGTGAGAGTCTTATATAAATAGCATCAGTGAAATAAACTGAGAACCTTCAAAGCACAAGGAAACATACCAACTCAGTTGGTTCTCAGCTGTGTGACATTTGCTTTATATATAAAGACAAGAACACAATATAAAttagttacaaaaaaaaaagtgatactGACAGCGCAGCAACTCAATTTGCTGAACACAAAGACCACAAGCAGTGGCTATTTCAGCCATGCAGTTTTCATTGtgaaaatttacattttagGCAATATCAACTCCACCTCAATTTAAGATGTCTGACACTGTACACCTGTTCTTGGACCATCCTCATCTTCTTCATATGCTTCTCCTCCACTGTTACGGTAGGTTTGCTCACTTGGGTCAAAATCTTCAAGGTCTACTTGATCCATCTCATCTGTAATCATGACATCTTCTCTTGGAGGAAGTAGAGCCTCCAGCATATTCAGTTTCTCCCTTGGAAGCCAGTGCTGCTCTGGAAACTGGACCTaggatttatttaaaattaagttaTTTCTGATGCTAATAATTTGTTTGCTGCAGTAAATAAGCAGTCACTTACCAGAAACTGTATAATTAAGCTGCCTCTGTCCATTGGAGATTTGTAGATAGGCATCCCTTCATTGTAGATACACTTCAGGTCACCGTGTTTTATCACTTCACCTACACAAAAGTTGGGAGTTGTTTAATGTGATGGAAGTTCAACTATCAAAagcaatgttttgttttctaaagacTAGGGAAAATTGTGGATTGAAGAGTACTAAAACCAAACTgaataaaagaaacactgaaataagcTCCTTAAGAGTATTTCATCtactgtaaaaaataaagtcaGCTAATTCAGCCTGGTGGCTGTGCTAAGAGAAGCAGATGATCTAATACAGTTTATAGACTTAAATCCCATAATTGAAGTAGAGATTTCATAAGAAGCATTTGACATCTTTAGCTGTAACTCCACATGCAATATTTAGTTGTCACTCTTTTCAATCCTGAATTAAATGACTGCAAGCGTAATTATAGTTTGTTGCAGCAGCTGATTAAGAACAGACAGCATAATCAAACAAGCATTTTGTACGTCACCAGAATTCTGAAGACCTACCTGGTCTAGATGATATGACAAGGACTCTGTTATCAAGAGTTTCAATAGTCTTTTTGAAACCACATAAAGCCTCTGAGAGTTGAATTCTCATTTTTGTAATTAAGTCATGGCCTCGTCTCTGAAAAACACCATGATCCTTTTGATCAAGCACAATTATGACATCACCAGGCTCCAGATCAGGCTCCTGATCACCTTCTCCATGAAACACTATCTTTTGACCATCTTTCATAcctacaggaaaagaaagcactttATTCTCTGCAGACCTATTGGACTGGGAATAGAGAATACACAACAAATACTCAGTTCTCACCTTTATCAACATGAACTTCTAtgatctttttctctcttacaaCCTTACATCCATTGCAGTTGTCACACCTGTCCTTTGGATTTATTCTTTCACCTTGGCCTTTGCATTCTGGACACACAGTCTGGATTTGTTGTACCATGCCAGGTCCTATTTGCTGAACAAGAACTTGCATTCCTCTTCCTTTACATACAGGGCACTTTTCTACTGCACCTCTCTTTCCACCATAACCTATGGCAAGAAGAAGTTAAAGATATTTCAAAGACCAGAATTAGTCTACAATAGTCAAGCTAAAACTCACTGACTTCAGGAGAACCTTTAGAGTAACTCAGAGTCCTTCTATAACATATTTCCAGTGTAATTACAATACAGTTTCTATGACAAACATGTCTcacaaattaaacatttttacatAAACTAGTCAAGTTATCTAAGCACAGCTTATTTTACTAGTCTTTTCCCCTCTATCCCTCAATACATCTTTGTTTTCAATTATCAACATACAGCATTCCAGAGATGAATATGCTATAAACACCCTGGAAAGAACTTgcttacaaaatatttcattaagtACTACAACACAAGACCGCATTAAGTTTAACCTCAAGACCAGACATCATGATACTTAAGAGTTGTAAAATGAGTTGCTTAATTGAAGCTAGCCTTCTACCCACAATGattcaaggaaaaaaacccagctAGTTATTAAAGCTTCTAATTAAAGTATTTAAGTGTAATTTTCAGGGAGTTTATGGGCACCTTAATCAAGCCCACCATTAGATCAATAGCTTAACACCACTGCGTTTAGGAAGACAGCCTTACTCGTGGCTAAGCACTGGCATAAAGCAGTGCAAAGAAGCAAGTACACTGATAAATattcaagaaaaacagaaaattcactTTGTTGCTAGTCTTCCACTACATTCTTTAGAAGAATCATGGAATAAAACGTGTTTGAAACCACTACTTATTTTACCTTCACATTTCccacaaataacatttttttgcaGTGCCAGTTTCCTTGTAGCACCATTATATAAGTCTTCAAGAGATACACCTAGCTGGTGCACAACATTCTTGCCttagagaaagagaaaaaaaaagattaattctgGTTCAGCAACTCAGAGGACTAATGCTTATTTAAAGGCTTCTATACTTGTTTGTACATGCAGTCTCACTGAAGAAACAAAGTTAATTCCAGACTTGGAACAGAGCTCATCCCCTTAAAAGCAGGTGCTATCAGCTTCCACTGAGCAGCACTCACTTAAGTCAGAACATAAAGTATAGCTGTAGTTAAGCAAAGCATCATTAACACCACTCTATCCCTACTCTTTCCCCGATTTTATAAGcttaactgaaaggaaaaagatgcaaGGACACTACCAGCTTCAGATCTACTCAATTTAGAAATGGCTATTAGGCCTACCTACGTATGCCACTTCATAGCATAGTTTCAAAGTCTTTATAGCAAGTTACTACTCGCTCTTCCAGCAGacactggaaatgaaaagaagcagTTGTGCTTTTGGCAGCATTATATGCTCAGCATCACAATTTCTCTCAAATCTTTTCCATTTAGATTTAGAACAACTTCAGCTTAAGTTGATGGTGTCCTTTGAAGCAAGTTGCCCAAAGCACATGAGCAAGTAAGGTACAGATTTTGAAAGATGATAACTTAAAACCCATCTGCTAGCCGTCTCAACCACCATTTCCCCCTCCCCTAGAGATTACCCACACccattttaacaaaaaaaaaaaagcacaactcAGAAAGATTGCTAATAGCTACATCATGTTATCTACTTAATTTTGCTACTAGAATAACTAATATTATAGTTTACTTCATCTATTGTTTTAGCTAGTAAAACCCATACTATGTGCACTTAGCAGAACAGCAGTACTACAGCACGGGTGTTTTATGCTTAAGTGCATGGTTAGAGTTTCTAGAACTTGTTTAGAACTGTGTACCTCTTCTCTCTCTATTCATTCGGCCTCCACCACCAAAGAACATGTCAAAGATGTCCATGGGTGAAGAGAAGCTGCCGCCACTCAGGCCTCCTTCTTTAATAGCCTGCTCCCCACCCTGGTCATAGAGGTCCCTTTTCTTTGGGTCCGACAGAACTTCATATGCCTGGGATATGAgtttaaactaaaaagaaaaaagaagctcTGAACAACTATGaccaagaggaaaaataagccTCTCATTTACAACTGAATCTTCAGACTGAGCCGCTTTAACACTTACaacattcattcttttccaagagGAAACTCCCTAAACAATTAAGTCACAGACCCTACTAGTACACTTTAGTCTATGAAGAACAGctcctttctccctcccacCCACCAAGTGTTACAAGTGAACTTAacccagagtcacatccagcttACAGGCGTATGCTAACTGCCCCTTTGGTGATCACTGGTTGCCAACATTATATACTCCTAACACATCTGTTAAGAAAGGGGGTATCACATTATCGCTGTCCCGAGTGGCTCCCCGATGGTCACTGGCCAGTGCCAGTCATTCTAGAGCTAAATGGAGATGCTTTGTAGACACTGAGCTCCTACAGCTAGATGAAATTAAGACGGTACTTTTAACTTTAGTTGACAAGACACTGGTGTTCTACTCATTACACACGGGAAGacttaaaatacaaatcaaaaCATCGTCAtaaaaaagagattatttttgaGTAACTATTCCAAGGTTCCTGTCACTAAAATAGTAGACAAACTAACCCCAGCTATTTTTGAACACAATTTGCTATTACTGAGATGACGAGCTCCAGTGTGAACATCATTTACTTATGGACAGGTCAACTGGCGGGCCAAAATTAAGAGCAGATGTTAGCTGAGCTCACTTTACTACTTCACTAGTTTTAGTACTCTGAGTTAGTGTACCAGATGCACAGAAACTGAAGCTTCCTTTCCAGCAGTGAGATATCAGACCAATTCACAGAAAGATGCAGCAATCACCCAAGTCTGATTGGCTTTCCACAGTCTTCCAGCCGCGATGCTCGTTCTCAGACAAGAAATTAAGTTCAGCGGGTCTCTCTCAGTGCCTGGGACAGCTCTGTTTGTAAGCAGAGCACTCACGGTGTAAGCCATAGGATGGTGACCCCATCCGCCAGGATGCG
Protein-coding regions in this window:
- the WDR61 gene encoding WD repeat-containing protein 61 isoform X2; protein product: MTTQYGILFKQEQAHDDAIWSVAWGKNKKDGSETVISGSLDDLVKVWKWNDEKLDLQWTLEGHQLGVVSVDISHTGSIAASSSLDAHIRLWDLETGKQIKSIDAGPVDAWSLAFSPDSQFLATGSHVGKVNIFGVETGKKEYSLDTRGKFILSIAYSPDGKYLASGAIDGIINIFDIATGKLLHTLEGHAMPIRSLTFSPDSQLLVTASDDGYIKIYDVQHANLAGTLSGHGSWVLNVAFCPDDTHFVSSSSDKSVKVWDAGTRTCVHTFFDHQDQVWGVKYNGSGSKIVSVGDDQEIHIYDCPV
- the DNAJA4 gene encoding dnaJ homolog subfamily A member 4 isoform X2, whose protein sequence is MQVLVQQIGPGMVQQIQTVCPECKGQGERINPKDRCDNCNGCKVVREKKIIEVHVDKGMKDGQKIVFHGEGDQEPDLEPGDVIIVLDQKDHGVFQRRGHDLITKMRIQLSEALCGFKKTIETLDNRVLVISSRPGEVIKHGDLKCIYNEGMPIYKSPMDRGSLIIQFLVQFPEQHWLPREKLNMLEALLPPREDVMITDEMDQVDLEDFDPSEQTYRNSGGEAYEEDEDGPRTGVQCQTS
- the WDR61 gene encoding WD repeat-containing protein 61 isoform X1; its protein translation is MAALRGRGVEEGRGMGALAALSVVRDLISVRRRRQPWRPEAVCVGTARAFLLRSLPLRHDHTAHDDAIWSVAWGKNKKDGSETVISGSLDDLVKVWKWNDEKLDLQWTLEGHQLGVVSVDISHTGSIAASSSLDAHIRLWDLETGKQIKSIDAGPVDAWSLAFSPDSQFLATGSHVGKVNIFGVETGKKEYSLDTRGKFILSIAYSPDGKYLASGAIDGIINIFDIATGKLLHTLEGHAMPIRSLTFSPDSQLLVTASDDGYIKIYDVQHANLAGTLSGHGSWVLNVAFCPDDTHFVSSSSDKSVKVWDAGTRTCVHTFFDHQDQVWGVKYNGSGSKIVSVGDDQEIHIYDCPV
- the DNAJA4 gene encoding dnaJ homolog subfamily A member 4 isoform X1, whose translation is MVKETEYYDILQVKPTASSEEIKRAYRKLALKYHPDKNPSEGERFKLISQAYEVLSDPKKRDLYDQGGEQAIKEGGLSGGSFSSPMDIFDMFFGGGGRMNRERRGKNVVHQLGVSLEDLYNGATRKLALQKNVICGKCEGYGGKRGAVEKCPVCKGRGMQVLVQQIGPGMVQQIQTVCPECKGQGERINPKDRCDNCNGCKVVREKKIIEVHVDKGMKDGQKIVFHGEGDQEPDLEPGDVIIVLDQKDHGVFQRRGHDLITKMRIQLSEALCGFKKTIETLDNRVLVISSRPGEVIKHGDLKCIYNEGMPIYKSPMDRGSLIIQFLVQFPEQHWLPREKLNMLEALLPPREDVMITDEMDQVDLEDFDPSEQTYRNSGGEAYEEDEDGPRTGVQCQTS